The Pygocentrus nattereri isolate fPygNat1 chromosome 4, fPygNat1.pri, whole genome shotgun sequence genome includes a window with the following:
- the uts1 gene encoding urotensin 1 encodes MDSSPSRCPQRRAPSGPSAPHLQAGLCARTDVNGAMLDVYNGPAARASLPTPLARTRPFQVPSRTSRNSRSLREANDVLPASSMKPVPAVLLLAAVLLTTHIPLSACRPRDLGVLDGRGYKKQLDEVLLRAGDSAVSYLLGEKLLQYLQQRKPSAHQSASISAPAAGLGHGLGLGLGLGLGLGQGQEQGQGQGQGLGLGLGQGLGLGLSAEGPERGLWREDEGGSREELVGFSKRSEEPPISIDLTFHLLRNMIEMARIENQREQAELNRKYLDEVGK; translated from the exons ATGGACTCTTCACCTTCGCGCTGTCCACAGAGACGCGCACCTTCCGGACCCTCCGCGCCTCATTTACAGGCAGGTTTATGCGCTCGCACTGACGTCAATGGAGCGATGTTGGATGTATATAACGGTCCAGCTGCGCGTGCTTCGCTCCCAACGCCACTCGCGAGGACGCGTCCATTCCAAGTGCCCAGCCGTACCTCCAGGAACTCCCGAAGCCTCAGAGAAGCGAA CGACGTCCTGCCTGCGTCCAGCATGAAGCCCGTGCCCGCCGTCCTCCTGCTAGCCGCTGTCCTCCTGACCACCCACATCCCACTCAGCGCGTGTCGACCCCGGGACCTGGGCGTTCTGGACGGCCGCGGGTACAAGAAGCAGCTGGACGAAGTGCTGCTGAGGGCGGGGGACAGCGCCGTGTCCTACCTGCTGGGTGAGAAGCTCCTGCAGTACCTGCAGCAGAGGAAGCCCTCGGCGCACCAGAGCGCCTCCATCAGTGCACCTGCAGCGGGGCTGGGACATGGGTTGGGACTGGGACTGGGACTGGGGCTGGGGCTGGGGCAGGGACAGGAACAGGGACAGGGACAGGGACAGGGACTGGGACTGGGACTGGGACAGGGACTGGGACTGGGGTTGAGCGCCGAGGGTCCAGAAAGGGGGCTCTGGCGAGAAGATGAGGGCGGCTCGCGCGAGGAGCTCGTGGGCTTCTCCAAGAGGAGCGAGGAGCCGCCGATATCCATCGACCTGACCTTCCACCTCCTGCGCAACATGATCGAAATGGCGCGGATCGAGAACCAAAGGGAGCAGGCCGAGCTCAACCGCAAGTACCTGGACGAGGTGGGCAAGTAA